In the genome of Patescibacteria group bacterium, one region contains:
- the rpsJ gene encoding 30S ribosomal protein S10, whose translation MTEATTKKTSRKAAPKKDGIQRLRIRVRAYEYKILDVSVKQIMDTALRYDAQVVGPIPLPTEIKKYTVNRSAFVYKNAREQFEMRTHKRLIDIINPSAKIIESLTNLNLPSGVNIDVKII comes from the coding sequence ATGACTGAAGCAACGACAAAAAAAACATCCCGAAAAGCAGCACCTAAGAAAGATGGTATTCAGCGACTACGTATTCGCGTACGAGCCTACGAATACAAGATTCTCGATGTATCTGTAAAACAAATTATGGATACAGCACTTCGTTATGATGCTCAGGTTGTTGGACCTATTCCACTTCCTACAGAAATCAAGAAGTACACCGTGAACCGATCTGCATTCGTATATAAGAACGCGCGAGAGCAGTTTGAAATGCGAACTCACAAGCGATTGATTGATATTATCAATCCTTCAGCTAAGATCATTGAATCTCTTACCAACCTCAACTTGCCATCTGGCGTCAATATCGACGTTAAGATTATCTAA
- the rplC gene encoding 50S ribosomal protein L3, with amino-acid sequence MKFILGIKQNMTQLFNTEGKVQPVTILSTGPATVTQVKTPETDGYKAIQVGFGERHEKNINKAQKGHFKTLGNFRYVKEFRIKGDAAPTFNVGDKIDLASFKEGDVVTISAVTKGKGFQGVVKRHGFGGGPRSHGQKHSEREPGSISGGTRNGGRVPLGMRMAGRMGSDRVTIKNLKIAQINAEAGLIALQGAIPGRRGTLVEIRG; translated from the coding sequence ATGAAATTTATTCTAGGAATAAAACAGAATATGACACAGCTCTTCAATACTGAGGGCAAGGTGCAGCCAGTAACAATCCTTTCAACAGGACCTGCTACTGTAACTCAAGTGAAGACACCAGAAACTGATGGTTATAAGGCTATTCAGGTTGGTTTTGGTGAGCGACACGAAAAGAATATCAACAAAGCTCAGAAAGGACATTTCAAAACTCTTGGAAATTTCCGATACGTAAAGGAATTTCGAATTAAGGGTGATGCTGCTCCTACATTTAATGTTGGAGACAAGATTGATCTTGCATCTTTCAAAGAAGGTGATGTTGTTACTATCTCAGCTGTTACAAAAGGTAAAGGTTTCCAGGGTGTAGTGAAGCGACACGGATTCGGTGGAGGTCCACGATCACACGGTCAGAAGCACTCTGAACGAGAGCCAGGATCTATTTCTGGAGGAACTCGAAACGGAGGACGTGTGCCCCTAGGTATGCGAATGGCAGGCCGAATGGGATCTGATCGCGTTACTATTAAGAATCTCAAAATTGCTCAGATCAATGCTGAAGCAGGTTTGATTGCACTTCAAGGAGCAATCCCAGGTCGACGAGGTACTCTTGTTGAAATCCGAGGATAA